A stretch of the Archangium violaceum genome encodes the following:
- a CDS encoding spermidine synthase, producing the protein MRRDARRLALVAVLVLLSWSVSGTRTVLYDKESAYNHIVVSEDREGRRYLQFEKGGALQSVVRPGHPLELELPYTRVAMVGLAFVPAPRRILVVGLGGGAMPMFLRALLPEAHIDVVDIDPDVVEVARRYFGFQEDPALRAHVADGRRFIESPGPAYDLILLDAYGARSIPKHLVTREFLAAVRARLTGAGAVVSNVWEQRSNPLFDSMVRTYQEGFVQLYTFQVPSSDNRILVGLPHSVKPSREALEARAERLERERGVPFDLSALVVRGYEDATDRPARGQELVDPAGSP; encoded by the coding sequence ATGCGACGCGATGCTCGACGGCTGGCCCTGGTGGCGGTGCTGGTGCTCTTGAGCTGGTCGGTCTCCGGCACCCGCACGGTGCTGTACGACAAGGAGTCCGCGTACAACCACATCGTCGTCAGCGAGGATCGCGAGGGCCGGCGCTATCTACAATTCGAGAAGGGCGGCGCACTGCAGAGTGTGGTGAGGCCAGGTCATCCGCTGGAGCTGGAGCTGCCCTACACCCGGGTAGCGATGGTGGGACTGGCCTTCGTGCCGGCGCCACGACGCATCCTGGTCGTGGGCCTGGGGGGCGGCGCCATGCCCATGTTCCTGCGCGCCCTGCTGCCCGAGGCCCATATCGACGTGGTGGACATCGACCCGGACGTGGTGGAGGTGGCACGGCGCTACTTCGGTTTCCAGGAAGACCCGGCCCTCCGCGCGCACGTGGCCGATGGTCGACGGTTCATCGAATCACCCGGTCCCGCATATGACCTCATCCTCCTGGATGCGTACGGTGCGCGCAGCATCCCCAAGCACCTGGTGACACGCGAGTTCCTCGCGGCGGTGCGGGCGCGCCTGACCGGGGCAGGCGCGGTGGTGAGCAACGTCTGGGAGCAGCGATCCAACCCGCTGTTCGACTCGATGGTCCGCACCTACCAGGAGGGCTTCGTCCAACTGTACACATTCCAGGTGCCGTCGAGTGACAACCGCATCCTGGTGGGGCTGCCACATTCGGTGAAGCCATCACGGGAGGCACTGGAGGCACGTGCCGAGCGGCTGGAGCGCGAGCGGGGAGTGCCTTTCGACCTGAGTGCGTTGGTGGTTCGCGGGTACGAGGACGCGACGGATCGCCCCGCACGCGGACAGGAACTGGTGGACCCGGCCGGGTCTCCCTGA
- a CDS encoding ISAzo13 family transposase: MNVTPSIEAVQRKFEALRAGMNEAVRRRWAAAEARSLGRGGISLVAKATGLSRSAIRRGLKELEQGVTLDIHRARRHGGGRKKATEKDTTLLSDLEVLVEPATRGDPMSPLRWTCKSTVKLAAELSHRGHAIDPSTVGRLLRQTGYSLQSNRKTREGGKHPDRNAQFEHINALVRAFHRRGEPVISVDAKKKELVGDFKNAGREWHPKAKPSEVRVYDFVDKELGKVLPYGVYDVGANEGWVSVGVTHDTPAFATSTIRTWWLEMGRERYARAKELLIIADSGGSNSARARLWKVELQHLADEMGLRISVSHLPPGTSKWNKIEHRMFCHITHNWRGRPLESREIVVNLIGSTTTEKGLHIQAALDTDDYPLGIKVTNHEMESLRIKRNKFHGEWNYVFIPNVV, from the coding sequence ATGAACGTAACGCCATCGATAGAGGCTGTTCAACGCAAATTCGAGGCGCTGCGTGCGGGAATGAACGAGGCGGTTCGTCGGCGCTGGGCGGCTGCGGAGGCCAGGTCCTTGGGAAGGGGAGGCATCAGTTTGGTGGCAAAGGCCACAGGACTGTCCCGGTCGGCAATACGGCGGGGGTTGAAAGAGCTTGAACAGGGGGTGACTCTCGACATCCACCGCGCACGCCGCCATGGTGGAGGCCGGAAGAAAGCGACAGAGAAAGACACAACGTTGCTGTCGGACCTCGAGGTGTTGGTGGAGCCAGCCACGCGCGGCGATCCGATGTCGCCCTTGCGCTGGACTTGCAAGAGCACCGTGAAACTGGCCGCTGAGTTGAGTCATCGAGGCCATGCCATCGATCCCAGCACCGTGGGGAGACTTCTGCGCCAGACGGGCTACAGCCTCCAGAGTAACCGCAAAACGCGTGAGGGCGGCAAGCATCCCGACCGAAACGCACAATTCGAGCACATCAACGCGCTGGTGCGGGCCTTCCACCGGCGCGGAGAGCCTGTCATCTCGGTGGATGCCAAGAAAAAGGAGTTGGTGGGGGACTTCAAGAACGCAGGAAGGGAGTGGCACCCGAAAGCCAAGCCGTCCGAGGTTCGGGTATACGACTTCGTAGATAAGGAGTTGGGTAAAGTCCTGCCGTACGGCGTCTATGACGTGGGCGCCAATGAGGGATGGGTGAGCGTAGGGGTGACACACGACACGCCCGCCTTCGCCACGTCCACCATCCGAACCTGGTGGTTGGAGATGGGCCGAGAGCGCTACGCGCGAGCGAAGGAGTTGCTCATCATCGCAGACAGCGGTGGCAGCAACAGCGCTCGTGCTCGGTTGTGGAAAGTGGAGTTGCAGCACCTGGCGGACGAGATGGGGCTGCGAATCAGCGTCAGCCACCTACCGCCCGGAACGAGCAAGTGGAACAAGATAGAGCATCGGATGTTCTGCCACATCACCCACAACTGGAGAGGGCGTCCCCTGGAGAGTCGAGAGATCGTCGTCAACCTCATCGGGAGCACGACTACCGAAAAGGGCCTACACATTCAGGCAGCACTCGATACGGACGACTACCCTCTTGGCATAAAGGTAACCAACCATGAGATGGAGTCGCTCCGAATAAAAAGGAACAAGTTCCATGGGGAATGGAACTACGTATTCATACCCAACGTGGTTTGA
- a CDS encoding winged helix-turn-helix domain-containing protein, translated as MGDGPHGGSSAGLHRAPPHRAPPPVIAFTRWTRSRLAEYLRQRTGVDVSPEWVGQLPDSSPSFAPDP; from the coding sequence GTGGGTGATGGCCCCCACGGTGGATCATCTGCAGGACTTCATCGGGCGCCTCCTCACCGGGCTCCCCCTCCTGTAATCGCCTTCACCCGCTGGACACGTTCGCGCCTGGCGGAGTACCTGCGGCAGCGTACGGGCGTTGACGTCAGCCCTGAATGGGTGGGCCAGTTGCCGGACTCTTCTCCGTCCTTCGCGCCGGACCCATGA
- a CDS encoding acyl-CoA dehydrogenase family protein → MHTTAAQVLASAVPSQQTAKLLREIAAGRHLTTLALSEVGGRSQFWAPLSELRTHEKGFTYQAEKSWVTAAGNADSYISCARVPGAASALESVLLLVERRTEGVRVTGRFEGLGLRGNGSAPVSLDAVQLSADALLTPMGEGASALVGQVLPWFCVGTAAMSNGLCQAAVEATARHLQQAGFAQTGTHLRELPNLRARLAQMSVRSEQARALLGAALSGFNPPAPAPLLPLLQSRLSSIEAALEVCDLAMKACGGAAFSRHLPVERIFRDARAGWVMAPTVDHLQDFIGRLLTGLPLL, encoded by the coding sequence ATGCACACCACCGCCGCACAGGTGCTCGCGTCTGCGGTCCCGTCCCAGCAGACGGCGAAGCTCCTCCGGGAGATTGCCGCGGGTCGGCACCTCACCACCCTGGCGCTCTCGGAAGTAGGAGGGCGCTCGCAGTTCTGGGCCCCCCTGTCAGAGCTCCGCACGCATGAGAAGGGGTTCACCTATCAGGCGGAGAAGTCCTGGGTCACGGCCGCGGGGAATGCCGACTCGTACATCTCGTGCGCGCGGGTCCCGGGTGCCGCCTCCGCACTCGAGTCGGTGCTGCTCCTGGTGGAACGGCGTACCGAAGGAGTCCGGGTCACCGGGCGATTCGAGGGACTCGGTCTGCGCGGCAATGGCTCGGCGCCGGTGTCCTTGGATGCTGTCCAGCTCTCCGCGGACGCGCTCCTCACGCCCATGGGTGAGGGGGCTTCGGCGCTCGTGGGGCAGGTGCTGCCGTGGTTTTGTGTCGGTACGGCCGCGATGTCCAATGGCCTGTGCCAGGCGGCCGTCGAGGCGACGGCACGGCATCTCCAGCAGGCAGGCTTCGCACAAACCGGCACTCACCTGAGGGAGCTGCCAAACCTCCGCGCACGCCTGGCGCAGATGAGCGTCCGCTCCGAGCAGGCCCGAGCGCTCCTCGGCGCCGCGCTGTCCGGATTCAACCCCCCGGCTCCAGCGCCGCTCCTCCCTCTGCTCCAATCGCGCCTGTCATCCATCGAGGCAGCGCTCGAGGTGTGTGACCTGGCGATGAAGGCCTGTGGTGGCGCCGCCTTCTCCCGCCATCTTCCCGTGGAGCGCATCTTCCGCGACGCGCGCGCCGGGTGGGTGATGGCCCCCACGGTGGATCATCTGCAGGACTTCATCGGGCGCCTCCTCACCGGGCTCCCCCTCCTGTAA
- a CDS encoding hybrid sensor histidine kinase/response regulator, whose amino-acid sequence MPERDQRLFTSSSPLPREPHGDSRPTSEEARFQELIEGLDSIVAEYDAKQCVFTYVSRRAEQLLGYPSENWLLSGFWESILHPEDRAKTIQLCQLFTSKAVDHELEYRVVSMDGRVVWLRETARVLRDSHGKADRLFILLMDETARKRAEAVLEAQRQILEQVVRGEPLDAIFRSLMGVAKHLLPGSSCLIRLGEHENEMRVVASSNLDEVDARLLTGALLEESSVPGRAAPGLERVVIEDVTRHPGWRGPRELVTKYGLRAYWSMPILTAEGHPRGRLDVHARDSRAPHSEELQLLEVMTHLAAISLERMEAQAALQQRADALAEKDRRKDEFMAMLGHELRNPLAPMLTAVTLLPTAEAPQRTKICEMLARQVKHMTRLLDDLLDVSRITRGKVQVFPEPLLLEDVLHRALDGVRLMTQQHRLSVELGSASHFLQGDPARLEQVFVNLLNNAAKFTPPGGDIAVSVFEEADRVVVSIRDTGMGIPAELLPHVFEPFRQGEQPLSRHLGGLGIGLTLVRDLVSLHGGSVEARSEGPDRGSEFRVSLPVTSKQERPQDAKPVDAAPRSQTVRTRRVLVVDDNIDAAETLMEYLQFRGHTVHLAHEGPGAIGQALLQKPELIVLDLGLPGMDGFQVAQRLRGEPNMAGVTLVALTGYGQERDRVRAREAGIQHFLLKPVDLDELMRIIESER is encoded by the coding sequence ATGCCGGAGCGAGACCAGCGGTTGTTCACTTCGAGTTCCCCCCTCCCTCGGGAGCCCCACGGCGACTCGCGACCGACTTCAGAGGAGGCTCGCTTCCAGGAACTGATCGAAGGGCTCGACTCCATCGTCGCCGAGTATGACGCCAAGCAATGTGTCTTCACCTATGTGAGCCGTCGTGCGGAGCAGCTTCTCGGCTACCCCTCCGAGAACTGGCTCCTGAGCGGCTTCTGGGAATCCATTCTCCACCCGGAGGATCGGGCCAAGACCATCCAGTTGTGCCAGCTCTTCACGTCCAAAGCCGTGGATCACGAGCTGGAGTACAGGGTTGTCTCCATGGATGGCCGGGTGGTGTGGCTACGGGAGACGGCCCGTGTCCTCCGTGACTCCCACGGGAAGGCCGACCGGTTGTTCATCCTCCTGATGGATGAGACCGCGCGCAAACGCGCGGAAGCCGTGCTGGAGGCGCAACGACAAATCCTCGAGCAGGTGGTCCGAGGAGAGCCCTTGGATGCAATCTTCCGCTCCCTCATGGGCGTGGCGAAACACCTGCTGCCGGGCTCCTCCTGCCTCATCAGACTCGGGGAGCACGAGAACGAGATGCGGGTGGTGGCGTCATCGAACCTGGACGAGGTCGATGCCCGGCTGCTCACGGGGGCACTCCTGGAGGAGTCCTCCGTTCCAGGCAGGGCGGCCCCCGGCCTCGAGCGAGTTGTCATCGAGGACGTCACCCGCCATCCCGGGTGGCGCGGACCCAGGGAACTGGTGACGAAATATGGGCTGCGGGCGTACTGGTCCATGCCCATCCTGACTGCGGAGGGACACCCGCGAGGGCGGTTGGACGTGCACGCCCGGGACAGCCGGGCGCCCCATTCGGAGGAACTCCAACTCCTCGAGGTGATGACCCACCTGGCGGCGATTTCCCTCGAGCGCATGGAGGCGCAGGCGGCGCTCCAGCAGCGGGCGGATGCGTTGGCCGAGAAGGATCGTCGCAAGGACGAGTTCATGGCCATGCTCGGCCACGAGTTGCGGAACCCCCTGGCGCCGATGCTCACGGCCGTCACGCTCCTCCCCACGGCGGAGGCTCCCCAGCGGACGAAGATCTGCGAGATGCTCGCGCGGCAGGTCAAGCACATGACACGCCTGCTCGATGATCTTCTGGATGTCTCCCGCATTACCCGGGGCAAGGTCCAGGTCTTCCCGGAGCCCCTGCTCTTGGAGGATGTACTCCATCGAGCCCTGGACGGGGTGCGGCTCATGACCCAGCAACACCGGCTGTCGGTGGAGCTCGGGAGCGCGTCGCATTTCCTGCAAGGAGATCCGGCGCGTCTCGAGCAGGTCTTCGTGAATTTGTTGAACAACGCGGCCAAGTTCACGCCACCGGGCGGAGACATCGCCGTGTCGGTCTTCGAGGAGGCGGACCGCGTCGTCGTGAGCATCCGGGACACGGGTATGGGCATTCCGGCGGAGCTCCTGCCCCACGTCTTCGAGCCGTTCCGACAGGGAGAGCAGCCGCTGTCGCGTCACCTCGGGGGTCTTGGCATCGGCTTGACCCTGGTCCGGGATCTGGTCTCGTTGCACGGAGGAAGCGTCGAGGCGCGGAGCGAAGGTCCGGATCGTGGCAGCGAGTTCAGGGTGTCTCTGCCCGTAACCTCCAAGCAGGAGCGCCCCCAGGACGCGAAGCCGGTGGATGCCGCTCCTCGCTCCCAGACCGTCCGCACGCGCCGCGTCCTGGTGGTGGACGACAACATCGACGCGGCCGAGACCCTGATGGAGTACCTCCAGTTCCGAGGACACACGGTCCATCTGGCCCATGAGGGGCCTGGGGCCATCGGACAGGCGCTTCTCCAGAAACCCGAGCTCATCGTCCTGGATCTCGGCCTGCCTGGGATGGATGGCTTCCAGGTCGCTCAACGGCTCCGGGGCGAGCCGAACATGGCCGGGGTCACCCTGGTGGCGCTGACGGGCTATGGCCAGGAGCGAGACCGGGTGCGAGCCCGGGAGGCGGGTATCCAGCACTTCCTCCTCAAGCCGGTTGATCTCGACGAGTTGATGCGAATCATCGAAAGCGAGCGATAG
- a CDS encoding spermidine synthase, whose product MRRDARRLALVAVLVLLSWSVSGTRTVLYERESAYNHIVVSEDRGGRRYLQFEKGGALQSVVRPGHPLELELPYTRVAMVGLAFVPAPRRILVVGLGGGAMPMFLRALLPEAHIDVVDIDPDVVEVARRYFGFQEDPALRAHVADGRRFIESPGPAYDLILLDAYGARSIPKHLVTREFLAAVRARLTGAGAVVSNVWEQRSNPLFDSMVRTYQEGFVQLYTFQVPSSDNRILVGLPHSVKPSREALEARAERLERERGVPFDLSALVVRGYEDATDRPARGQELVDPAGSP is encoded by the coding sequence ATGCGACGCGACGCTCGACGGCTGGCCCTGGTGGCGGTGCTGGTGCTCTTGAGCTGGTCGGTCTCCGGCACCCGCACGGTGCTGTACGAAAGGGAGTCCGCGTACAACCACATCGTCGTCAGCGAGGATCGCGGGGGCCGGCGCTATCTACAGTTCGAGAAGGGCGGCGCACTGCAGAGTGTGGTGAGGCCAGGTCATCCGCTGGAGCTGGAGCTGCCCTACACCCGGGTAGCGATGGTGGGACTGGCCTTCGTGCCGGCGCCACGACGCATCCTGGTAGTGGGCCTGGGGGGCGGCGCCATGCCCATGTTCCTGCGCGCCCTGCTGCCCGAGGCCCATATCGACGTGGTGGACATCGACCCGGATGTGGTGGAGGTGGCACGGCGCTACTTCGGTTTCCAGGAAGACCCGGCCCTCCGCGCGCACGTGGCCGATGGTCGACGGTTCATCGAATCACCCGGTCCCGCATATGACCTCATCCTCCTGGATGCGTACGGTGCGCGCAGCATCCCCAAGCACCTGGTGACACGCGAGTTCCTCGCGGCGGTGCGGGCGCGCCTGACCGGGGCAGGCGCGGTGGTGAGCAACGTCTGGGAGCAGCGATCCAACCCGCTGTTCGACTCGATGGTCCGCACCTACCAGGAGGGCTTCGTCCAACTGTACACATTCCAGGTGCCGTCGAGTGACAACCGCATCCTGGTGGGGCTGCCACATTCGGTGAAGCCATCACGGGAGGCACTGGAGGCACGTGCCGAGCGGCTGGAGCGCGAGCGGGGAGTGCCTTTCGACCTGAGTGCGTTGGTGGTTCGCGGGTACGAGGACGCGACGGATCGCCCCGCACGCGGACAGGAACTGGTGGACCCGGCCGGGTCTCCCTGA
- a CDS encoding alpha/beta hydrolase: MPLSSDVREVLKAWGRGAEAIGEVLQGQGSATWDEARSTYLGTLAQLFPAPEGVSFAEVDMGGVPGTLVTPEKVEDGRVLFYIHGGGYASGGPKGYHGLAGRYAQLLRARVYIPDYRLAPEHRFPVPIDDTFVAYRSLLEQGHSPRSIAISGDSAGGAMVVTIMRRARDAGVPLPVAGVAISPWANLTHSGASAKERDGLDPLCSLHFLTLLARNFLGDTLPTAPDASPVFADVRGLSPILVQIGENEVMLSDAIRLAAHLGENRVRVSLEVWPGMFHVWHLFGNLMPEADQALRNAAAFLETAFTMAGLTPAAPYSTPVDRPGHQDIE, from the coding sequence ATGCCTTTGAGTTCGGATGTCCGGGAAGTGCTGAAAGCGTGGGGCCGCGGAGCCGAGGCCATCGGAGAAGTGTTACAGGGGCAGGGAAGCGCTACCTGGGACGAAGCGCGCTCAACCTATCTTGGTACACTCGCACAGCTTTTTCCGGCGCCTGAGGGCGTCTCGTTCGCCGAGGTCGACATGGGCGGGGTGCCAGGAACGCTGGTAACGCCCGAGAAAGTCGAAGATGGCAGGGTACTCTTCTATATACACGGGGGCGGTTACGCGAGCGGCGGTCCAAAGGGATATCACGGGCTTGCCGGTCGCTATGCCCAGCTCCTGCGTGCCAGAGTCTACATTCCTGATTACCGCCTGGCTCCCGAGCATCGGTTTCCGGTGCCAATCGACGACACGTTCGTTGCTTATCGATCGTTGCTCGAGCAAGGGCACTCTCCACGATCGATCGCCATTTCTGGCGACTCTGCCGGCGGCGCAATGGTTGTCACCATCATGAGGAGGGCGCGCGATGCGGGTGTGCCGCTTCCGGTGGCAGGTGTCGCCATTTCACCCTGGGCGAACCTCACCCACAGCGGCGCATCGGCCAAGGAGCGTGATGGCCTCGATCCGCTATGCAGCCTTCATTTCCTTACCCTCCTCGCCCGGAACTTTCTCGGAGATACGCTGCCCACGGCCCCAGATGCGTCGCCCGTCTTTGCGGACGTACGTGGGCTTTCACCGATCCTCGTACAGATCGGCGAGAACGAGGTGATGTTGAGCGATGCGATCCGACTCGCGGCGCATCTCGGCGAGAACCGGGTTCGGGTTTCGCTCGAGGTCTGGCCCGGCATGTTTCACGTCTGGCACCTATTCGGCAACCTGATGCCTGAAGCGGATCAGGCGCTTCGTAATGCGGCCGCCTTCCTGGAGACCGCATTTACAATGGCAGGACTGACTCCAGCTGCGCCGTACTCCACACCTGTCGATAGACCTGGTCACCAGGACATTGAGTGA
- a CDS encoding RCC1 domain-containing protein has product MAIATGHSHALAVRGDGTVWAWGSNFIGELGRPANYSANPTPTQVSGLSGIITVAADFTFSMALREDGTVWAWGGNGDGQLGDGSGSRPRQIGGLTDVISLNAAETHALVMRKDGSVWGWGDNQNGQLATGSEIRFSPVQVLGLANAVAVSANNMRSLALREDGTVWSWGYNSYGQLGDGTRMTRHKPAPVQGLSHVTEISAGGALSLALLQNGTVWGFGDNSSSQIDDSKQLTYPTPVQRPGLAGVVTISAGPAHVLAVLSDGTARAWGSNVYDQIGDGVSSIHSTPVLVPLPTSEP; this is encoded by the coding sequence GTGGCCATCGCGACCGGCCACAGCCACGCCCTGGCCGTACGCGGGGATGGCACCGTCTGGGCTTGGGGTAGCAACTTCATTGGCGAGCTCGGGAGGCCCGCGAACTACTCCGCCAATCCCACGCCGACGCAGGTTTCGGGCCTCTCGGGCATCATCACTGTCGCGGCCGACTTCACCTTCTCCATGGCGTTGCGAGAGGATGGCACCGTCTGGGCCTGGGGTGGCAACGGAGACGGTCAGCTCGGGGATGGCTCGGGGAGTCGGCCGCGGCAGATAGGAGGGTTGACGGACGTCATCTCCCTGAATGCAGCTGAGACGCATGCCCTGGTGATGCGCAAGGATGGCTCTGTTTGGGGCTGGGGTGACAATCAAAATGGACAACTCGCTACCGGCTCGGAGATTCGATTCTCGCCGGTGCAGGTGCTGGGCCTGGCGAATGCGGTGGCGGTTTCGGCCAACAACATGCGCTCCTTGGCCCTGCGAGAGGATGGCACCGTCTGGTCCTGGGGTTACAACTCGTACGGGCAACTCGGGGATGGCACGAGGATGACCCGGCACAAGCCAGCCCCCGTGCAGGGCCTCTCCCACGTGACGGAGATCTCGGCGGGTGGAGCCCTCTCCCTGGCACTGCTCCAAAATGGCACGGTGTGGGGTTTTGGCGACAACAGCTCGAGTCAAATCGACGATTCAAAGCAGCTCACCTATCCTACCCCCGTCCAGCGTCCGGGGCTCGCGGGAGTCGTGACTATCTCCGCGGGCCCTGCTCACGTCCTGGCCGTGCTCTCCGACGGTACGGCTCGCGCCTGGGGCAGTAATGTGTATGACCAGATTGGAGACGGAGTGTCGAGCATCCATTCCACTCCAGTCCTCGTGCCACTGCCGACTTCCGAGCCCTGA
- a CDS encoding alpha/beta fold hydrolase: MRSTLSTDAGTGVQHQYADINGIRMHYVTRGAGEPIIFLHGFPEYWGIWKKQLEELGKDHWVIAPDMRGYNLSSKPAGVEPYHIEHLVADIRALADHLKIKKFTLVSQDWGALVGWSFVLRHPEYVRRFVTINITHPALFNRDLRENAAQQQASQYMLLFRSPEAEAFIMADDYAFGRQGMIEAARELGAQISAEDEADLIAAWKQPGAITGGLNYYRAAEIGPPDGLGSQGGSNLLDGLQPQQLKVYLPVLFIHGEMDPYLLPSGQVGLEEYVQDLSFRRIPDADHSVTLEKPALVTQYIREFMLEN; the protein is encoded by the coding sequence GTGAGGAGCACCCTCAGCACGGACGCTGGGACCGGTGTGCAACACCAGTATGCGGACATCAACGGCATCCGCATGCATTACGTGACGCGCGGTGCCGGTGAACCCATCATCTTCCTCCATGGCTTCCCCGAGTACTGGGGCATCTGGAAGAAGCAGCTCGAGGAGCTGGGCAAGGACCATTGGGTCATCGCCCCGGACATGCGTGGCTACAACCTGAGCTCGAAGCCGGCCGGCGTCGAGCCGTACCATATCGAGCACCTGGTGGCTGACATCCGCGCACTGGCGGACCACCTGAAGATCAAGAAGTTCACCCTGGTCTCACAGGACTGGGGCGCGCTGGTGGGCTGGAGCTTCGTGCTGCGCCACCCCGAGTACGTGCGCCGGTTCGTCACCATCAACATCACGCACCCTGCCCTCTTCAACCGGGACCTGCGCGAGAACGCAGCTCAGCAGCAGGCCAGCCAATACATGCTGCTCTTCCGCTCGCCCGAGGCCGAGGCATTCATCATGGCCGATGACTACGCCTTCGGGCGGCAGGGGATGATCGAGGCCGCCCGAGAGCTGGGCGCCCAGATCTCCGCCGAGGACGAGGCCGATCTGATCGCCGCCTGGAAGCAGCCGGGCGCCATCACCGGTGGGCTCAACTACTACCGGGCGGCGGAGATCGGTCCTCCCGATGGCCTGGGCAGCCAGGGTGGCAGCAACCTCTTGGACGGGCTGCAGCCGCAACAGCTCAAGGTGTACCTGCCCGTGCTCTTCATCCACGGTGAGATGGACCCCTATCTCTTGCCGTCTGGCCAGGTGGGGTTGGAGGAGTACGTGCAGGACCTCTCCTTCCGGCGCATCCCCGATGCGGACCACTCGGTCACCTTGGAGAAGCCGGCGCTCGTCACGCAGTACATTCGCGAGTTCATGCTGGAGAATTAG